A single window of Candidatus Binatia bacterium DNA harbors:
- a CDS encoding helix-turn-helix domain containing protein: protein MEKQKKVRRLSSVAATKQVRSERTLMRLLDAAEELLGEKGLGALSIPEIVRRAGSSVGGFYGRFRDKNELLRALEERHFRELEARVDQLLDSRRWSGACAATIVTAATSELVTVVRERKAVLAAFLWRAAQDSEILEEGLAFRQLATVRVRELLLSECRAEFTHPDPELAIDLAVQAAFAFMQHHIVVGETRSGDRVLSDEELAQELARMVCAYVGFSNLPDETASHGSAQERLGVVK, encoded by the coding sequence ATGGAAAAACAGAAAAAAGTGAGGCGACTTTCCTCGGTTGCGGCAACCAAGCAGGTGCGGAGCGAGCGCACCTTGATGCGTTTGCTCGATGCAGCCGAGGAGTTGCTCGGGGAGAAAGGTCTCGGCGCATTGTCGATCCCCGAGATCGTCCGGCGTGCAGGCTCGTCGGTGGGCGGTTTTTACGGGCGTTTCCGTGACAAGAACGAACTTCTGCGGGCGCTCGAAGAGCGTCATTTTCGCGAACTCGAGGCGCGGGTCGATCAGTTGTTGGACTCGCGGCGCTGGTCGGGGGCATGCGCGGCTACAATCGTGACGGCGGCGACCAGCGAGTTGGTGACGGTGGTGCGCGAACGCAAGGCGGTATTGGCAGCCTTTCTTTGGCGGGCTGCTCAGGACTCGGAAATCCTCGAGGAGGGCCTCGCATTCCGTCAGCTGGCAACCGTGCGGGTGCGGGAGCTGCTGCTCTCCGAATGTCGGGCTGAGTTCACGCACCCGGATCCGGAACTGGCGATCGATCTCGCCGTTCAGGCCGCGTTCGCCTTCATGCAGCACCATATCGTGGTGGGAGAGACCCGAAGCGGAGATCGAGTTCTCTCGGACGAAGAATTGGCTCAGGAATTGGCGCGCATGGTTTGCGCCTATGTTGGTTTCAGCAACCTGCCTGACGAGACGGCATCCCATGGCTCGGCGCAGGAACGTTTAGGAGTGGTGAAATGA
- a CDS encoding ferritin-like domain-containing protein, with translation MNFKQKNPLPLPERGEFASIKSTMETVFDWQYAMRKQNLLNLYEKGKNLNWNASDLDWSIDVDMDRMMRERIDGGFTEMTNQLMQPPKPFTDETAMLFMQHQQAFMLSQFLHGEQGALLATAKIVQTVPSAEAKFYAANQVADEARHVEVYHRYLTEKFGLSYEILPSLETLLDDIILDPRWDLTFLGMQIMVEGVALAAFSLVRMQLPDEPLIQDLITRVMQDESRHVAFGVISLEEIYSGGLTSTEMREREDFVIESAHLLRERFLLTPMFDRLGWDSKVWTEWAINTPFQKGFRQMTFAKIVPNLKRLGLLTPRVRDAFEKMDLLRFEDLKDSVEEPEAPPPTELVEMLGTYLQQLDPAAAAETNAAS, from the coding sequence ATGAATTTCAAGCAAAAGAATCCATTACCCTTGCCCGAAAGAGGCGAATTCGCATCGATCAAATCAACCATGGAGACGGTTTTTGATTGGCAATACGCGATGCGCAAGCAGAATCTTCTCAATCTCTACGAGAAGGGAAAGAATCTGAACTGGAATGCCTCGGACCTGGACTGGAGTATCGACGTCGATATGGATCGCATGATGCGCGAGCGCATCGACGGCGGATTCACCGAGATGACCAACCAGCTGATGCAGCCACCGAAGCCGTTCACGGACGAGACCGCCATGCTCTTCATGCAGCATCAGCAGGCGTTCATGCTCTCGCAATTTCTGCACGGAGAGCAGGGGGCCTTGCTGGCGACGGCCAAGATTGTCCAGACGGTCCCAAGTGCCGAGGCCAAATTCTATGCGGCCAACCAGGTTGCCGATGAGGCGCGTCACGTGGAGGTCTATCATCGCTACCTGACCGAGAAGTTCGGCCTTTCTTATGAGATTCTGCCGAGTCTGGAAACGCTCCTGGATGATATTATCCTCGATCCGCGATGGGACCTTACCTTTCTGGGCATGCAGATCATGGTGGAAGGTGTTGCCCTGGCCGCGTTCTCGCTCGTTCGGATGCAACTGCCGGACGAGCCGCTGATTCAGGATCTGATCACGCGCGTCATGCAGGATGAGTCCCGCCATGTGGCTTTCGGGGTGATTTCCCTCGAGGAGATCTACTCCGGCGGTCTCACCTCTACGGAAATGCGCGAGCGCGAGGACTTCGTGATTGAATCAGCCCACCTCTTGCGAGAGAGATTCCTGCTCACCCCGATGTTCGATCGTCTGGGCTGGGACAGCAAGGTCTGGACGGAGTGGGCGATCAATACGCCGTTCCAAAAGGGCTTCCGGCAGATGACCTTTGCCAAAATTGTGCCGAATCTGAAGCGACTGGGGTTGCTCACACCGCGAGTTCGCGACGCTTTCGAAAAAATGGACCTGCTTCGATTCGAGGATCTGAAGGATTCCGTGGAAGAGCCCGAAGCGCCACCGCCGACCGAGTTGGTGGAAATGTTGGGCACCTACCTCCAGCAGTTGGATCCGGCGGCGGCCGCGGAGACGAATGCTGCCAGTTGA